In a genomic window of Erigeron canadensis isolate Cc75 chromosome 5, C_canadensis_v1, whole genome shotgun sequence:
- the LOC122601866 gene encoding putative F-box/FBD/LRR-repeat protein At5g56810, with the protein MEKKMNLPRDGGANMEEDKISNLPDDIIHRIFSFLDMTYIVRTCILSPRWKNTWASTPYINLNSGMFKSNHEFKEFVKHVLTHRNNRIEVLEAELRFDGQTDQRCVEDIVNYANLHNARKVTMIWFPKFIHELPQYFFSSFRTLNHLTLGEDPPSLRIIYLPESAWDFPALETLTLSYICLRLCDPRNKSVDLFSKCVNLKDLTLRKLVLDKVIFNVCAPQLLNLTITDCLSFPEVFNVVAPQLKNLTTSLNAPYNYTHGGPLFLPLSTYGSFNSLENVNLSFVGGKKEQRHGSQLLNLFQIICKAKFLNLDVDIMNNLSNSCLLNQLSCPFNNLKCLKINAKSLKQNEHIPTIPVQMKNYFLQNSPSATFIVESTGATEEIKGAGT; encoded by the exons ATGGAAAAGAAGATGAATTTGCCACGAGATGGTGGAGCAAACATGGAAGAAGATAAAATAAGCAACTTGCCAGACGACATTATTCATCGCATTTTCTCCTTCCTTGACATGACATATATTGTCCGGACTTGTATATTGTCTCCTAGATGGAAGAATACTTGGGCTTCAACGCCGTATATCAACTTAAATAGTGGCATGTTTAAATCTAACCATGAGTTTAAAGAATTTGTGAAGCATGTACTAACTCACCGCAACAATCGTATAGAAGTTTTGGAAGCTGAGCTCAGATTCGATGGGCAAACCGATCAGAGGTGTGTTGAAGATATCGTGAACTACGCAAACTTGCATAATGCTAGGAAAGTGACTATGATATGGTTCCCGAAGTTCATACATGAGCTCCCACAATATTTTTTCAGTAGTTTTCGCACTCTCAATCATCTTACACTTGGCGAAGACCCTCCCTCTTTAAGGATAATTTACTTGCCAGAATCAGCCTGGGATTTTCCGGCTTTAGAAACTCTGACATTAAGTTATATATGTCTACGTTTATGTGATCCGAGAAATAAGAGCGTCGATCTTTTTTCCAAGTGTGTTAACCTAAAGGATCTTACTTTACGTAAACTCGTGCTTGACAAGGTGATATTCAATGTTTGTGCACCACAACTCCTGAATCTCACAATTACAGATTGTTTGTCCTTTCCAGAGGTTTTCAATGTAGTTGCTCCTCAGCTAAAGAATCTGACAACATCACTCAATGCACCTTATAACTATACGCACGGTGGTCCTCTCTTTCTGCCTCTCTCCACATATGGCAGCTTCAATTCTCTAGAGAATGTGAACCTCTCTTTTGTAGGCGGTAAAAAAGAGCAGAGGCATGGTTCCCAACTACTCAATTTGTTCCAGATAATCTGCAAGGCCAAATTTCTGAATCTTGATGTGGACATCATGAAT AATCTCTCAAATTCATGCCTGCTGAACCAACTCTCGTGTCCCTTCAATAATTTGAAGTGTTTGAAGATAAATGCAAAGTCATTGAAGCAAAATGAGCATATACCAACAATACCCGTTCAAATGAAAAACTACTTCCTTCAGAACTCTCCAAGTGCTACTTTCATAGTGGAATCAACAG GTGCCACGGAAGAGATCAAGGGAGCAGGTACCTAA